Proteins encoded in a region of the Mycolicibacterium chitae genome:
- a CDS encoding esterase-like activity of phytase family protein, with protein sequence MSAVALVAAACSSGEPEPEPDPRPAAPLATSPIDWNLPAAERYHRLATYPVYLNRPPAEPAETETVAEISAVTEDGNTVIYTDATAKRVGFVDITDPANPAGRGTLSLAELGNADDQPTSVAVAGEHLIVVVDTTGGDFANPSGRIDVVRIADRSRVHSIDLGGQPDSIAVSPDGSFAAIAVENQRDEEFTPDGGDEGDLPQPPTGFVTIVDLDGAPQDWSARKVEFDVEAARAAGLDTPADLEPEYVAVNSRGQIAVTLQENNGIAVIDGPTGEVRSIFSAGTQSVEGIDTAEDGTIDQTGSITDTPREPDAIAWADDTHVATANEGDWKGGTRGWTVFDTTTGEVVWDAGSSFSELAVLTGLHIESRAEAKGPEPEGLAVTEIDGRPVALVGSERSNFVAVYDISDVTEPVFRQVLPATNGPEGLLPVPQRDLFVIASEADDAEARIRAAVTVYGYGEQFEADGGVPPFPSIVSGAVDGVPIGWGALGALSADPSDENRLFTATDDAYGPARVLGVDVSVTPALIDREIVITDDGEPVTLDIEGLAAHPDGGFYLAVEGSEGADNELVRVAADGAISERIALPADIADALGSQGLEGVAVDGDTVWVALQRELSTDPAGIARIGKYTAETSEWQWYGYQLETTEHPDDWIGLSEIVVHDGALLLVERDKLNGPDARVKALYSVAIPTDAGVTGADEQPQVLTKTLARDLLPDLRATNGWVQEKVEGAAVAGNGKLYVVTDNDGLDDASGETVFLEMMAP encoded by the coding sequence ATGAGCGCGGTGGCGCTCGTGGCGGCCGCCTGTTCCTCCGGTGAACCGGAACCGGAACCGGACCCGCGACCGGCAGCCCCCCTCGCCACCTCGCCCATCGACTGGAACCTGCCGGCCGCCGAGCGCTATCACCGGCTGGCCACCTACCCCGTCTACCTCAACCGTCCGCCCGCCGAACCCGCCGAGACCGAGACCGTCGCGGAGATCTCGGCGGTCACCGAGGACGGCAACACCGTCATCTACACCGACGCCACCGCCAAGCGGGTGGGATTCGTCGACATCACCGATCCGGCCAACCCAGCGGGCCGGGGCACCCTGTCGCTGGCCGAACTCGGCAACGCCGACGATCAGCCCACCTCGGTGGCCGTGGCCGGCGAGCACCTCATCGTCGTCGTCGACACCACCGGCGGGGATTTCGCCAACCCGTCGGGTCGCATCGACGTGGTGCGCATCGCCGATCGCAGCCGCGTGCACAGCATCGACCTTGGCGGACAACCGGATTCGATCGCGGTCAGCCCCGACGGGTCGTTCGCCGCGATCGCCGTCGAGAACCAGCGCGACGAGGAGTTCACCCCGGACGGGGGCGACGAGGGCGACCTGCCCCAGCCGCCAACAGGATTCGTCACCATCGTCGACCTCGACGGCGCACCGCAGGACTGGTCGGCCCGCAAGGTCGAATTCGACGTCGAGGCTGCCCGCGCGGCCGGCCTGGACACGCCAGCGGACCTCGAACCCGAGTACGTCGCCGTCAACTCGCGCGGCCAGATCGCGGTGACCCTGCAGGAGAACAACGGCATCGCCGTCATCGACGGCCCGACCGGTGAGGTCCGCTCGATCTTCTCCGCCGGCACCCAGTCGGTCGAGGGCATCGACACCGCCGAGGACGGCACCATCGACCAGACCGGCTCCATCACCGACACCCCGCGGGAACCGGACGCGATCGCCTGGGCCGACGACACCCACGTCGCGACCGCCAACGAGGGCGACTGGAAGGGCGGCACCCGCGGCTGGACCGTGTTCGACACCACCACCGGCGAGGTGGTCTGGGACGCGGGTAGCTCGTTCTCCGAACTGGCCGTGCTGACCGGGCTGCACATCGAGAGCCGCGCCGAGGCCAAGGGCCCGGAGCCCGAGGGCCTCGCGGTCACCGAGATCGACGGGCGCCCGGTGGCGCTGGTGGGCTCCGAGCGCAGCAACTTCGTCGCGGTCTACGACATCAGCGACGTCACCGAGCCGGTGTTCCGCCAGGTCCTGCCGGCCACCAACGGCCCCGAAGGGCTGCTGCCGGTCCCCCAGCGCGACCTGTTCGTCATCGCCTCCGAGGCCGACGACGCCGAGGCCCGAATCCGCGCCGCCGTCACCGTTTACGGCTACGGCGAACAGTTCGAGGCCGACGGCGGGGTGCCCCCGTTCCCGTCGATCGTCTCCGGTGCCGTCGACGGCGTGCCGATCGGCTGGGGCGCGCTCGGCGCGCTGAGCGCCGACCCGTCGGACGAGAACCGGCTCTTCACCGCGACCGACGACGCCTACGGGCCCGCACGGGTGCTCGGCGTGGACGTTTCGGTGACGCCGGCGCTGATCGACCGCGAGATTGTCATCACCGACGACGGCGAGCCCGTCACCCTGGACATCGAGGGGCTGGCCGCGCACCCCGACGGCGGGTTCTACCTGGCCGTGGAGGGCTCCGAGGGCGCGGACAACGAACTGGTGCGGGTGGCCGCCGACGGTGCGATCAGCGAGCGGATCGCGCTGCCGGCCGACATCGCCGACGCGTTGGGCAGCCAGGGCCTCGAAGGGGTCGCGGTCGACGGCGACACCGTCTGGGTCGCGCTGCAGCGCGAACTGTCCACCGACCCGGCGGGCATCGCCCGGATCGGCAAGTACACCGCCGAGACCAGTGAATGGCAGTGGTATGGCTACCAACTGGAGACCACCGAGCATCCGGACGACTGGATCGGCCTGTCCGAGATCGTCGTGCACGACGGCGCCCTGCTGCTCGTCGAGCGCGACAAGCTCAATGGCCCGGACGCCCGCGTGAAGGCGCTCTACTCCGTGGCGATCCCCACCGACGCCGGGGTCACCGGCGCCGACGAGCAACCGCAGGTGCTGACCAAGACCTTGGCGCGCGACCTGCTGCCGGATCTGCGCGCCACCAACGGCTGGGTGCAGGAGAAGGTCGAGGGCGCCGCCGTGGCCGGCAACGGGAAGCTGTACGTGGTCACCGACAACGACGGCCTCGATGACGCCTCCGGCGAGACGGTGTTCCTGGAGATGATGGCACCATAG